A DNA window from Vigna angularis cultivar LongXiaoDou No.4 chromosome 1, ASM1680809v1, whole genome shotgun sequence contains the following coding sequences:
- the LOC108335791 gene encoding nuclear transcription factor Y subunit B-3 → MSFCLVGEFLHSDGMMAESDNESGGGKNESSICREQDRLLPIANVGRIMKKVLPGNAKISKESKETMQECVSEFISFVTGEASDKCQKEKRKTINGDDLLWAMASLGFEDYAEPLKAYLHKYREMEGEKTAMIGKHHGATGFYANPL, encoded by the coding sequence atgAGTTTTTGTTTGGTGGGTGAGTTCTTGCACAGTGATGGTATGATGGCTGAATCTGATAACGAGTCAGGAGGAGGAAAGAATGAATCTTCAATCTGCAGAGAGCAAGACAGGCTCCTTCCCATAGCCAACGTGGGCAGGATCATGAAGAAGGTGTTGCCGGGCAACGCTAAGATTTCCAAAGAATCAAAAGAAACCATGCAAGAGTGTGTGTCTGAGTTCATCAGTTTTGTAACAGGAGAGGCTTCTGATAAGTGtcagaaagagaaaagaaagaccATCAACGGAGATGATCTTCTGTGGGCCATGGCCTCGCTTGGCTTTGAAGATTATGCAGAGCCCCTCAAAGCTTATCTGCACAAGTACAGGGAGATGGAAGGAGAAAAAACTGCTATGATTGGGAAGCACCATGGTGCTACTGGCTTTTATGCAAATCCACTGTGA